GACTGGAGGAGCTTGTCGAGTGTGGTGCGgaggccggcggcgacggcctcgTGGCTCCTGGCCACGCCCATCCACGCCAGGCACTCCGCGCCCATCTGTCGGGTCTTCTCCTCGAGCTCCGTGTTGCGGCGAAGCGCGCGCTCCAGCTCGGCCTCTGCCGCGCGCAGCCGCCCAGACGCGGCGCGCTCCTCGGCGGCCAGCAGCGCCCGGGCGTGCCTCCGCCGCGCCTCTTCCAGCCCCGCGCGCATCCTCTCGCTCTGCGAAACACGAATCCCAGACACCGCAGATCAAACGCCATTCCATCTCCACCCAATCAACAAGTCGATTCCAATAAATCACAAGCGCGTACCTCGAGTCTTATGAGCGCGTCGATCTCCACGCCCTGGTGGCACAGCCGCGACAAGAGGCCCCCGGAGACGCTCGCGCCATTGGCCACCCTCCCGCTGGTGGACGCCGTGCCGGAGCCCACCGCCCTGCCCTGCATGTCGCAGATGGACACAAGCCCCTGCGGCACCGCCGGAGGCAGTACCACGCGCTGATCCTCCAAGAAACCATCCGCCACCGCCACGCGCGCCCGCTTCCTCGTCTCGAAACCGTAGTTGCAGGTCAGCTCGCTGCGGGGGAAGTCGTTGAGCACCGTCGTCTCGATCCACGCCGCTGCGGGAACGCACCCTCCGTACACGTCCAAGAACACCGAGCCACCCGCCGTCGCGTGCTCCATAGCCCTGCAGGGCGCACAAGATTATTACACACCGATCTTGAGAGATCCATTTCTAGGATCacagaagaggaagagaaggcaATGGAAGCGTGCTTACCTGTTGGCGTGGAGGTCGTGGGGAAAGGCGCCAACGCAAGGGCCAAGGGCTGCACTGCACACGGGGAACGCAAAGCGTTAGGCGGGACGTGGAAGCGGAAATGGATGGGGAGTTGGTTAGGCGCAGGCGGGCTGGCGGGGAGGTGGAGGGCGAGGGAAGCTATATATATGGAGGGAGAGCCATGGCCCGGGCGTGGGGCGGTGTGGGGAAGACACGCCATGACGCCAGGCGTTGGGAGCGCGACAAAAGCGGCTCGTTTTCGACCGGGCCTGGCCGTGATGCTGGGCTGTGGGAGGAAAGGCAACGGGACGCCGTTCTGTACGCACCTGTTGTGCATATGCGGCAAACGAGACTTCACTTGTCCATGGTTATCGGCTTCGTTTACGGTTCTGAGCTCACTTCTTATCCTTGTTTTCGGTTGGCGTAGCATCAAATGTGGCCATGCCCATGGGTGCGCGAGATGTGAACGTGACGTGGGATTTGGCTGGTTGGGGTGATAGTCCGGCTGGATTACAGATGGCAGCGGGCTGCACCCGCCGGGAGTGTCATCGGTCTTCACCACACGTGCTGACCAAAATCTTACATATTTAAAACCTGGTAGGGATGCAACCTCCTAATTGGTTGATCCATCAAGGCGGTCCGATTGCGAGCAGGTGGTCAGATGAATGCATCTACAATAGGCTTGTTTCCTGAGACTTCCAGTGATCCCTCGACCGGCTGGTTTCATCAAATCGTGAAGTAATTTgtaccaccaccgccaccgccgccgttcGAGACCCTCGACTGCATCCTCTCCAACCTCAAGTTCCATCCGCGCCTCCTCACTCTCTCCCTTCTCGCCTCCTTGCTCTCCGCACTCCTGTGctccgagagagagagggggatggGGTTCGTCGACGGCATGCTAGAGTCAATCCGCTTGATGCAGATCCACCCCATGCTGATGCGAATCATCATCTTCGGTGATGCCCTCTGCCActatctcttcttctcctctgatTCTATTTACTGGAACTAAGATCATTGCATACTGCATCGGGAGTTGTGTAGTTTCCGGTAGGAATTTGGTGGGCGGAACCGATCATTTTCAGATTTTGAGAGGATTTTGGCTTGTAAGATCAGGGGAGGAGACTCTTGGGGTTCTTGATCTGGTTTCACAGTAAGTTATTTGTTCCTAAAGACTtcgggagtttttttttctacaaaAGGGTTTACCCTAGTTCCATTATGAAATGAAACGACTTTACATGGTTTAAGCTCATTGCAGTGATAACCACATCGATACATGACAAAAACAGAAAACTAACAAGCAACTATGGCAACACCGCAACTTGCTAGATTAAAGCTCTTCAACTTGCTTTAGCTGGACTCCACCACCCTCTTCGTTGATAATCTCGATCTTTAGTTTCTTCAACACTATTGGATCATTAGGGGTGCCTTCGCCTTTATTCATTAAGCTATATATATACGGGAATGAACAATAGAAGAGCGATTGCATTGGACAAtagttgtcacgtcccaaaatgctaatcacgtgattaaaCATTCATAATCAACCTgacattatatttatatatgttcatttgataacttgagtttaaacatgtttcaaaaatattttggaGATAGTTTAGAGCTCCTTAGGGAAGCCCTTAaaactttggagaagaagaagaagaatagaaagagGAGCATATTTAGAAAAACTCAGCAAAGGATCCTTCTCGCGGTCTGATTGGGATTCCCTGCGGTCTGATCGTCAGGGGCAGCAATGTGAGCTTCCCGTGGTTTGACCGACCCATCTTGCAGTCTGATCGCCACAGCGCAGAGGCTTCACTTAAAGAAATCGGccaactctctcacacacactctctctctcatactCTCAATCTCAATCAcccttcacccacaccaagagagagggagagaccaccTCGACGTCCACGACGATCGGAGATCAACGGAGGGAACTTTCTCGAGCTCCCTgaaggcttcctcgagctcatccccttcatcctcgtCGTCGGGGAAGTTCCTATATgcgttcatccacctcaagcccctACACCACCTTGAAGCCTAATCTCCAAATTGGAGCTTCCACGGAGTGAATCCCTctaatagaaagcttccatacACTAAGTTGAGGCATCCCCTATTGATTCTCCGTCATTCTCAAGCTCGAGTCGATCCCCATGTCGTTTAGACCCAAGCTTAACCCTAGCTAAGGACTTATCCATGGGTtgttttgagtttagctcagtgAATATTGTTCAAATCattttagaagcactccactagtaccatatataattttggtacccttcgtggtCGAAGATTTCGCCGGAGCCTTCACCAGCGATCTCGCAAAGTGGCGCCAACAGGGTCTcacagtcagaccgccactagggctagtctgactgccagacggcagtctgaccgccaaatgccaaaaccttctgcaggcTGACATTCAGACCGCCAGCCCTTCAAGGttgtatgtacttaggttaccttgtccggGGTTTTAAATTTTGGAATTCTAATCATTTTGTGGTATTTTGCAAATATCTTCAAAACACGACGCTCTATTAattttcaagcatgcatcataagcatatttTTCCATCGTTTGGTTATTTTTGCAATGTAtttttgattcgtttagagagcgttacACCGATGGTCCAAGCGAGTGTAGGCGTCACCGAGCTAcctgagttctgtgagtgttatGGGGGCAGTATCAGGCAACCGCCAGAGCAgtaagacaagcatctaagcatactcaatctactactttggatctcgtattgtataacttgataagttacactttatgtatgtttgcatgagtaatGAGTTCATTGTCGGGTTttggtgggtagaacctatattgatgaattgcattacctctaccgtgagttgttgattatccatatccttatagccttgataacattattgatgtctaaaattatccatatccttatagcattgataacattgttgatgtctaacttaagagttattcaaaatgcttagcaatgcataggtcccatctagaagtcgagcgatggcaccaccattgttcgcgagcctagggtCTACTTGTTGTTTACAAACATAATAACAATGATGTgagttgtatgagatgtgacaatgagatgagatgtgggtgtTGTTAGGGGTATCTTTGACACCGGATTAGTTCATCGgtgtagttcaggagaggaacccggatggcatagatcgcttgcatcgtttaagtacCTCGCAGTTGGCTCTAGAACTTTCCATACTAACAACATGTTggtctaatggtaagataagttgaatacctctatagctgtgatcatttgggcttgcATATcgggtgtgagcgggtgggcttgtagagAAACTTGTGGTTGCTTCGGGAGTTCACCTATGTGGGCTCCGCACATAGCGATGCTTGATTCAAATGCTTGAGGCTAATCGGGAAAGGTTGGCACGAGTACCCCTTTGGGTGGGCCTATGTGGTCACTCAAGTCGTATAgtcctcgagtcatgtgggtaaagttgtacgcccctgcagggtgtaagaataatttgaattgtcatgctctcgatcatgagcatgcttctgtccatttgcagtagTCGTAGAGTTGTGAATGTGGGATGTGTGGTATGGTTGGATGAGATGGGTTTAAGATGGTCCGTTTTCCAGTTatgttcattagatggttctatttAAGTTTATATGCAAGTCAATGGCTGCAAAGTAGAAATGTATATGCggttaagtttaggtgctcacacataggtgctAAGGTTGCTTATATatgtgaatttacttaaccttgtggcttacTCCttactaatagctcaatgcataatccttagagtcgggctaTTATATgcacctattatggattaagttttgcaagtaccttcgtactcacactgctctttcaggttctaccggtgaggaggagcttgtgtttggctacttcacgccggttgatgtaggtggcgggaatgagtagtgtaAACTACTCGTGGGACGAGGCTTTTGGGTggaacctaagggcatatggcttcatctagcttttgttggttcatatATGTTAATCTTCTGCTACGTAGCTTCTAGTTTTAGTTAGGAGTTGAATTtttctttatcctcctagcttcCTCTTATTGTAAGTTGTGTAAATTGTtagatgcttaagaacttataatataatttaattactcattcTTTCTAaatctttgttgtgatgttatatgttggaaagacatgtgttctgatcttgggcacaaaacacgagCTAGGACTATCGGgatggtattttggttaatcaccATGGTCGTAATTAAGCAAATAATcgtcttgatgattaattagaatactatttgatcGGTTCCTCATAGTATGGTATCAGatcttggtttaatgaagtagcctgaAAATACTTAAGACGTGGGTTATTAAAGTGTCAAATCTactaaagcaacccactaaagtttctttttacctcttcatgctaatatgtataaattACTACACTAta
This genomic window from Phragmites australis chromosome 7, lpPhrAust1.1, whole genome shotgun sequence contains:
- the LOC133924138 gene encoding probable BOI-related E3 ubiquitin-protein ligase 2; its protein translation is MEHATAGGSVFLDVYGGCVPAAAWIETTVLNDFPRSELTCNYGFETRKRARVAVADGFLEDQRVVLPPAVPQGLVSICDMQGRAVGSGTASTSGRVANGASVSGGLLSRLCHQGVEIDALIRLESERMRAGLEEARRRHARALLAAEERAASGRLRAAEAELERALRRNTELEEKTRQMGAECLAWMGVARSHEAVAAGLRTTLDKLLQSPSAAAAAAAVGEGEAEDAQSCCFEAPTAADANDDAAFKAMTSSCKACGGGEACVLLLPCRHMCLCRACEAAVGTCPVCATAKNTSLHVLLS